One window of Gemmatimonas aurantiaca genomic DNA carries:
- a CDS encoding glycerol-3-phosphate dehydrogenase/oxidase: protein MEPVPGWREAAMAALASEPFDILIIGGGITGAGVAREAALAGYRTALLERDDFAAGTSSRSSRLVHGGVRYLEHGHLGLVFESSRERRLLLSLAPHLVRPLAFTWPVYRGARVPRWKVRAGLLLYDALALFRNVHRHEGLDTQGVLSYEPALDRQALVGGARYWDAATDDSRLTLANAQGAADAGAVVLNHCGVVAGLHEGSRLVGVTAEDALTEARFDVRARVVINATGPWSDATSALTGTAQGAQVFGSAGAHVAVPRQRIGNRDALTIVSPLDGRVMFVLPAGAHAIIGTTEQPARRGPDTIRATVADVTYLLQSINRVFPFAQLSLDDVISAWCGIRPLALARAGEHNANAASREHAITTRSDGQLSVTGGKLTTYRAMAADILRHARQALGESHAGAHLEMEQRSRTTPLPGGDITSREAVAAEASGTVRDVAVGERLAQAYGSRWRNVWSYVQRTPALGNRISDDLPYLAAEVAHAIEREWACTFADVLVRRTHLAFETRNHGHTAARRIAPIMQTLLGWSDAELDRQLAAYDADITRLFTIDEMS from the coding sequence ATGGAGCCTGTTCCGGGGTGGCGCGAAGCCGCCATGGCCGCTCTCGCCAGCGAGCCCTTCGACATTCTCATCATCGGGGGCGGTATCACCGGTGCCGGTGTGGCCCGGGAGGCCGCCCTGGCCGGTTATCGCACGGCCCTGCTCGAACGGGACGACTTCGCCGCCGGCACATCCTCGCGCTCCTCGCGCCTGGTGCACGGCGGCGTGCGCTATCTGGAGCACGGACACCTGGGGCTGGTGTTCGAATCCAGCCGGGAGCGCCGGCTGCTTCTGTCACTCGCGCCGCATCTGGTGCGCCCGCTGGCGTTCACCTGGCCGGTGTACCGTGGTGCCCGCGTGCCGCGCTGGAAGGTGCGCGCCGGTCTGCTGCTCTACGATGCCCTGGCGCTCTTCCGCAACGTGCATCGCCACGAGGGACTCGATACGCAGGGCGTACTGTCGTACGAACCGGCGCTGGATCGCCAAGCGCTGGTGGGGGGTGCGCGGTACTGGGACGCCGCCACCGACGACTCCAGGCTCACGCTGGCCAATGCCCAGGGTGCGGCGGACGCCGGCGCCGTGGTGCTCAATCATTGCGGCGTGGTGGCCGGTCTTCACGAAGGAAGCCGTCTCGTGGGTGTCACGGCCGAAGACGCCCTGACGGAGGCCCGCTTCGACGTGCGCGCGCGGGTGGTCATCAATGCCACCGGTCCATGGAGCGATGCCACGTCCGCGTTGACGGGCACGGCACAGGGGGCCCAGGTGTTCGGGTCGGCCGGTGCGCACGTGGCGGTGCCGCGTCAGCGCATCGGCAACCGCGATGCGCTCACGATCGTCTCGCCACTCGATGGTCGCGTGATGTTCGTGCTGCCAGCGGGCGCCCACGCGATCATCGGAACCACGGAACAGCCGGCCCGTCGCGGGCCCGACACGATCCGCGCCACGGTGGCCGATGTCACGTATCTCCTGCAATCGATCAACCGCGTCTTCCCCTTCGCCCAGCTTTCACTCGACGATGTGATCAGCGCGTGGTGCGGCATCCGTCCGCTCGCGCTCGCCCGCGCCGGCGAACACAATGCCAACGCCGCCTCGCGGGAACATGCCATCACCACGCGGTCGGACGGACAACTCAGTGTCACCGGCGGCAAACTCACCACCTATCGCGCGATGGCGGCGGATATCCTCCGACATGCCCGGCAGGCACTGGGCGAGTCGCACGCGGGAGCGCACCTCGAGATGGAGCAGCGCAGTCGCACCACGCCCCTGCCCGGTGGTGACATCACCTCACGTGAGGCGGTGGCCGCCGAAGCCAGCGGCACGGTGCGCGACGTGGCGGTCGGTGAACGTCTGGCGCAGGCGTATGGCAGCCGGTGGCGCAACGTGTGGAGTTACGTGCAGCGTACGCCGGCGCTGGGCAACCGGATTTCCGACGACCTGCCTTATCTGGCGGCCGAAGTGGCACACGCCATCGAGCGGGAGTGGGCGTGCACCTTTGCCGACGTGCTCGTGCGGCGGACACATCTGGCGTTCGAGACGCGCAATCATGGTCACACCGCAGCGCGCCGGATCGCGCCCATCATGCAAACGCTGCTCGGCTGGAGCGATGCGGAACTCGATCGTCAGCTGGCGGCGTACGATGCCGACATCACCCGCCTGTTCACGATCGACGAGATGTCGTGA
- a CDS encoding zinc-dependent alcohol dehydrogenase family protein has protein sequence MDGRMLRVEYVERGPALQDLLHLVERPMPTPGPGEALVAMQAAPINPSDLLTITGQYGLLPALPSVAGNEAVGTVMMVADDVRHIRADDRVVVPPGFGTWTTHLVVPANLLWTVPVDADLLQLAMVRVNPPTAALMLRDFVALQRGDWVIQNAANGSVGECVVQLARHRGIRTVNIVRRDDAVLSLQPLGADVVLVDGPGLAARVAEATGGAPIRLGLDGVGGRATERLASTLAAGGTVVHYGASGGESSRLSPRSLIFRDITLRGFWLVHWFRRTSFEEQQTLYRELTTLIQRGELRVRVQATFPLARVHEAVTLAAQDGRQGKVLLTP, from the coding sequence ATGGACGGGCGGATGCTTCGCGTGGAGTATGTCGAACGGGGGCCGGCGCTGCAGGATCTGCTGCATCTCGTCGAACGGCCAATGCCGACACCGGGTCCCGGTGAGGCGCTCGTGGCCATGCAGGCGGCTCCGATCAATCCGTCGGATCTGCTCACCATCACCGGACAATACGGCCTCCTGCCTGCGCTCCCTTCGGTCGCAGGCAACGAGGCCGTCGGTACGGTCATGATGGTCGCAGATGATGTGCGGCACATCCGTGCCGACGACCGTGTCGTGGTGCCTCCCGGTTTTGGTACCTGGACCACGCATCTGGTGGTGCCGGCGAATCTGCTCTGGACGGTCCCCGTCGACGCCGATCTGCTGCAACTCGCGATGGTGCGCGTGAATCCGCCCACGGCGGCGCTCATGCTGCGCGATTTTGTCGCGTTGCAGCGCGGCGACTGGGTGATTCAGAATGCGGCCAATGGCAGTGTGGGTGAATGCGTCGTGCAATTGGCCCGCCATCGTGGTATCCGCACGGTGAATATCGTGCGGCGCGACGATGCCGTGCTTTCACTGCAGCCGCTCGGGGCCGATGTCGTGCTGGTGGATGGTCCCGGTCTCGCCGCACGGGTCGCCGAGGCCACCGGTGGTGCGCCCATCCGTCTCGGGCTCGATGGGGTTGGAGGACGGGCCACCGAACGTCTCGCGTCCACACTCGCGGCAGGGGGGACGGTCGTGCACTACGGCGCATCGGGTGGCGAATCGAGTCGTCTGTCACCACGCTCGCTGATCTTCCGCGACATCACGCTGCGTGGTTTCTGGTTGGTCCACTGGTTCCGGCGCACCTCGTTCGAGGAGCAGCAGACATTGTACCGCGAGCTGACGACGCTGATTCAGCGTGGTGAGCTGCGGGTGCGTGTCCAGGCCACGTTCCCGCTGGCGCGTGTGCACGAGGCGGTGACGCTCGCTGCGCAGGATGGGCGGCAGGGCAAGGTGCTGCTCACACCGTAG
- a CDS encoding GreA/GreB family elongation factor: MFQELIAQMAREVEKLTHELNVTLPHEIRKAVELGDLKENSEYKAALERQQFVQARLGQLTMRVTKLANIDVALIPADKVGLGSKVLVEDAQTRSRETFELVFGDAGELQDGHVTMGSPIGRALQGKGVGEEAILKLPSRIRRLQIVELYTIHDRTADDLL, translated from the coding sequence ATGTTTCAGGAACTCATCGCTCAGATGGCGCGTGAAGTGGAGAAGCTCACGCATGAGCTGAACGTCACGCTCCCCCATGAAATCCGGAAGGCCGTGGAGCTTGGCGACTTGAAGGAGAACAGCGAGTACAAGGCGGCGCTCGAACGACAGCAGTTCGTACAGGCGCGCCTTGGACAGCTGACCATGCGTGTCACCAAGCTGGCCAATATCGACGTGGCACTGATTCCCGCCGACAAGGTCGGCCTGGGATCGAAGGTGCTCGTCGAGGATGCGCAGACGCGTTCGCGCGAAACGTTCGAACTGGTGTTCGGCGATGCCGGCGAATTGCAGGACGGACACGTCACGATGGGATCGCCCATCGGTCGCGCCCTGCAGGGCAAGGGGGTCGGTGAAGAAGCCATCCTCAAGCTGCCTTCACGGATCCGCAGGCTGCAGATCGTGGAGTTGTACACCATTCACGATCGCACCGCCGACGACCTGCTTTGA
- a CDS encoding TIGR00730 family Rossman fold protein, whose amino-acid sequence MLTEDEKLLQAPTNDAPSFTVSDPWRVMRITSEFVEGFDALADIQKGVTIFGSARTGPDDPQYQAARETARILAEHGFSVITGAGPGIMEAANKGAKEGNGHSVGCNIELPFEQGANPYVDTLVNFRYFFVRKTMFIKYSNAFIIFPGGFGTLDELFEALTLVQTGKIFQFPIILFGRHYWAGLVRWISSRVAAEGKISPGDLDLLTLTDDPAEAAQAVIDAHAAQTGERAPRVEA is encoded by the coding sequence ATGCTCACGGAAGACGAGAAGCTGCTGCAGGCCCCGACCAACGATGCGCCGTCGTTCACGGTCAGCGATCCGTGGCGTGTCATGCGCATCACGTCCGAATTCGTGGAAGGGTTCGATGCACTGGCCGACATCCAGAAGGGCGTCACGATTTTCGGATCGGCGCGTACCGGCCCCGATGATCCGCAATACCAGGCGGCACGGGAAACCGCCCGCATTCTCGCCGAGCATGGGTTCTCGGTCATCACCGGCGCGGGACCCGGCATCATGGAGGCCGCGAACAAAGGCGCGAAGGAAGGGAACGGACATTCGGTGGGATGCAACATCGAACTGCCTTTCGAACAGGGTGCCAATCCATATGTGGATACGCTGGTGAACTTCCGCTATTTCTTCGTGCGGAAGACGATGTTCATCAAGTACTCCAATGCGTTCATCATCTTTCCCGGTGGCTTCGGCACGCTCGACGAATTGTTCGAAGCGCTCACGCTCGTGCAGACCGGCAAGATCTTTCAGTTCCCGATCATTCTGTTCGGACGGCACTACTGGGCCGGACTGGTGCGGTGGATCAGTTCGCGCGTGGCAGCGGAAGGAAAGATTTCTCCCGGTGATCTCGATCTGCTCACGCTCACCGACGATCCCGCTGAAGCCGCGCAGGCGGTCATCGATGCGCACGCTGCGCAGACCGGCGAACGTGCGCCGCGCGTGGAGGCGTGA